Sequence from the Kribbella aluminosa genome:
CTGACCGCGTTGCGCGGGCATGCGCATGTGCATGCGATCGACAAGACCGCGTACGTCGCCGCGCGCGTGTTCGAGCTGTTCACCGAGGAGCCGACGTACGGCGCGGGCACCAGCCTCGGATCGGACCACTCCGAGGCCGCCGCGGTGCTGCGGCACCGGACGGGGTTCCTCGCGGCGTTCGTCGAACTGACCCGGACGAAGCGGGTGCGGCTGATGGACCACGCGGCGGTCGACCGGTTCTTCGCGACCATGCCGGCCGACGTACCTGCGTTGCGGGCGGTGACCCGGGCCCGGGTCGAGACGGTCATGCAGCGGCTGATCGACGACGACCCGGAGCTCCCGCCGCCGCTGGAGCCGCTGGTCCCGGCGCTCGCCGAGACGGTCCTGTACTGGAGCGCCGGCGGTCGATCGGTTGCCGTGGTGCACGACGAGCAGAGCGCGTTGACACCGG
This genomic interval carries:
- a CDS encoding DUF3800 domain-containing protein → MTSQALWTEVACDESGFSGTNLLDPASPVITHASVDLDVSAAADVIAVLRTSLRRSSEYKSNQLLRPEQRPALEWLLTALRGHAHVHAIDKTAYVAARVFELFTEEPTYGAGTSLGSDHSEAAAVLRHRTGFLAAFVELTRTKRVRLMDHAAVDRFFATMPADVPALRAVTRARVETVMQRLIDDDPELPPPLEPLVPALAETVLYWSAGGRSVAVVHDEQSALTPGRVARVGAFLESCVQPAPLRSFVQVDSRDDPRVQVADFLAGIARRRRPDLVELLEPYTASWARIGSDGRRAD